The following are encoded together in the Hemicordylus capensis ecotype Gifberg chromosome 4, rHemCap1.1.pri, whole genome shotgun sequence genome:
- the RNF182 gene encoding E3 ubiquitin-protein ligase RNF182: MTSLLPEDTVESQGSDELECKICYNRYNLRQRKPKVLECCHRVCAKCLCKIIDFGDSPQGVIVCPFCRFETCLPDDEVSSLPDDNNILVNLAYGGKGKKCLPDNPTELLLTPKRLASLVSPSHTSSNCLVITIMEVQRESPPTLNSTPVVEFYRPTSFDSVASVPHNWTVWNCTSLLFQTSIRVLVWLLGLLYFSSLPLGIYLLVSKKVTLGVVFVSLVPSSLVILMVYGFCQCICHEFLDCMSS, encoded by the coding sequence ATGACCAGTCTACTGCCAGAGGATACGGTGGAGTCCCAGGGCTCAGATGAGCTTGAATGCAAAATCTGTTACAACCGCTATAACCTGAGACAGAGAAAACCTAAAGTTCTGGAATGTTGCCACAGAGTATGTGCCAAATGCCTTTGCAAGATCATAGACTTTGGGGATTCTCCTCAGGGAGTCATTGTTTGTCCATTCTGTAGGTTTGAGACATGCCTGCCGGATGATGAGGTCAGCAGTCTTCCTGATGACAACAACATCCTTGTGAATTTGGCTTATGGAGGAAAAGGGAAGAAGTGCCTACCAGACAATCCTACAGAACTGTTACTGACTCCCAAACGGCTGGCCTCTCTTGTTAGCCCTTCTCACACTTCCTCAAATTGTCTGGTTATAACCATCATGGAGGTGCAGAGAGAAAGCCCCCCAACCTTGAACTCAACCCCAGTTGTGGAATTCTACAGGCCTACAAGCTTTGACTCTGTTGCATCTGTGCCCCACAATTGGACAGTGTGGAACTGTACATCCTTGCTCTTCCAGACTTCAATTCGAGTCCTAGTTTGGTTGCTAGGTTTGCTATATTTTAGTTCTTTGCCTTTAGGGATCTACTTACTGGTATCAAAGAAAGTCACCCTGGGGGTAGTTTTTGTCAGCCTTGTTCCCTCGAGTCTTGTTATTCTCATGGTTTATGGCTTCTGCCAGTGTATATGCCATGAATTTCTGGACTGTATGTCTTCTTAG